The Chitinophaga sp. H8 genome contains a region encoding:
- a CDS encoding TonB-dependent receptor has product MKIQLRTIYGLWKICLAVYLLVLPFTGLAQETSGGITGKVTDEKGAPLAGADIIALHIPSGTPYPANSNKDGRYRIPGMRPGGPYAITVTMPAMAAVQFDNITVKLGEPLLFNIVMKKGVEQLKQVEVTASKRKSPNASAYGTGQNIGNERIQHMPAINRSIQDITRLVPQGSKDNSFGGTNFRYNNVTIDGAINNDAIGFSPSMGGQSGTSGQPGSSTRTNPVSLDAIEDIQVYLAPYDVKIGNFTGGSINAVTRSGTNYWSGSIYGFGRNAALIGKDKQGSSGKMPDSFEDYQAGFRLGFPIIKNKLFFFTNMELTRRTDPVLLKAGMAETASILTEQDATDIINATKSRYSAFDPGTAGAYNTSSRSEKVFTRLDWNINARHQLSLRNNTIFSNATHMDRDQQDFRFSSLAFRQNNNQSGTVAELKSRFSNTVSNSLVVGYTSVKDNRDPLSNPNLPQVQIMGRSPGTTIYIGTDREAAIFNMKQRTLEISNNLTWTKGNHTLLFGTHNELYSIDYGFVNSWNGRVDYLSIADYIDNRPFRVRGSYNYTNNSRDYILANPAAVFNVNMYSLYVQDEIQLNDKVRITPGLRADYTHLPTKPELTDKVSQSPADPFFGSSYYYTPLSRLTGNYLNRVQLSPRIGIRYDILGDQSLVLRGGAGIFTGRIPFAWLAYAYYNNGLSYGSFDQRAQQKPFTPGTDANKPGNNGIADFVEQNGVVINNPNAGKTQVDLIDNNFTMPRVLRTTLALEHTTASQWKFSIEGMLTKTLKDVFFQQVNITDNPIYYKYDTDRQQPIYKGTINPAFSNAYLLSNTNKGMRYSITATVNKTFVPGFSASGAYTYGQSKDVFNGVRNSMESNWQLNQALNPNNADLAYSNFDIRHRMVFNIDYRKAWNDKWISSLHLFVSAQSGSPFTYGIVNNSIQGLPQQVSLAYIPSAENAIHFFGDYTENGVTVTAAQQAAAFNSFVDGNKYLSSRRGKFTERNMGRTPWNVQADLHFAQEFHFNGKKTHFISFTIDVINLTNMINSGWGVQYFSPNTFNSSASTGLIPTVYPPQQTKEATPLYRFSNPGEPYAIDYFGSRAQVQLGARYTF; this is encoded by the coding sequence ATGAAAATACAATTACGAACCATATATGGCCTGTGGAAGATCTGCCTGGCAGTTTACCTGCTGGTATTACCCTTCACCGGTCTGGCACAGGAAACGAGCGGCGGTATTACCGGTAAGGTAACGGATGAAAAAGGAGCACCACTGGCAGGGGCAGATATCATTGCCCTGCACATTCCTTCCGGTACACCTTATCCGGCAAACAGTAATAAAGACGGACGTTACCGTATACCCGGCATGCGCCCTGGAGGGCCATATGCTATCACGGTAACTATGCCCGCTATGGCAGCTGTGCAGTTTGATAATATCACGGTTAAACTGGGAGAACCACTGCTTTTTAACATCGTTATGAAAAAAGGGGTAGAACAATTGAAGCAGGTGGAAGTAACGGCATCCAAACGGAAGTCGCCTAACGCCAGCGCATATGGTACCGGGCAGAATATCGGGAACGAACGTATCCAGCATATGCCGGCTATCAACCGGAGCATTCAGGATATCACCCGCCTGGTGCCACAGGGAAGTAAAGACAACAGTTTTGGTGGTACCAACTTCCGGTATAATAACGTGACCATAGATGGTGCGATCAATAATGATGCGATCGGTTTCAGCCCTTCCATGGGTGGGCAAAGTGGTACTTCCGGACAACCCGGCAGCAGCACCCGTACCAATCCGGTGTCATTGGATGCTATTGAGGATATACAGGTATACCTGGCACCTTATGATGTGAAGATTGGTAATTTCACAGGGGGGAGCATTAACGCGGTAACCCGCAGCGGTACCAACTACTGGAGTGGTTCCATCTATGGTTTTGGCCGTAATGCGGCACTCATCGGAAAAGATAAACAGGGGTCTTCCGGTAAAATGCCAGACAGCTTTGAAGATTACCAGGCAGGCTTCCGACTGGGATTTCCGATTATCAAAAACAAACTTTTCTTCTTCACCAATATGGAACTTACCCGCCGCACGGATCCCGTGCTGCTCAAAGCAGGTATGGCGGAAACTGCTTCCATACTAACCGAACAGGATGCCACCGATATTATCAACGCTACAAAAAGCCGTTACAGTGCTTTTGATCCGGGTACTGCCGGAGCGTATAACACGTCTTCCCGCTCGGAGAAAGTATTTACCCGGCTCGACTGGAACATTAACGCCAGGCATCAGTTGTCATTGCGCAACAATACCATCTTCTCCAATGCCACGCATATGGACAGGGATCAGCAGGACTTTCGTTTCAGCAGCCTGGCATTCCGGCAAAACAACAACCAGTCAGGTACCGTGGCTGAACTGAAGAGCCGTTTTTCCAATACGGTATCCAACAGCCTGGTAGTAGGATATACTTCGGTGAAGGATAACCGGGATCCGCTTAGTAACCCTAATCTTCCACAGGTGCAGATCATGGGCCGCTCTCCGGGTACTACCATCTATATTGGTACAGATCGGGAAGCTGCAATCTTCAATATGAAACAGCGTACACTGGAAATTAGTAACAACCTTACCTGGACTAAGGGTAATCATACGTTGTTATTTGGTACACACAACGAATTGTATAGTATTGATTATGGTTTTGTGAACAGCTGGAATGGCCGTGTGGATTACCTGAGCATTGCCGATTATATTGATAACCGGCCCTTCCGTGTACGGGGTAGTTATAATTATACGAATAATTCAAGGGATTATATCCTGGCCAATCCTGCGGCGGTATTTAACGTGAATATGTATAGTCTCTATGTGCAGGACGAGATTCAGTTGAATGACAAGGTGCGTATTACTCCCGGATTGCGTGCCGACTATACACACCTGCCCACCAAACCGGAGCTGACAGACAAAGTGAGCCAGTCTCCTGCAGATCCTTTCTTCGGATCCAGTTATTACTATACTCCCCTGAGCCGTCTTACGGGCAACTATCTGAACCGGGTACAGCTATCACCACGTATTGGTATCCGTTATGATATCCTGGGGGATCAGTCGCTGGTGCTGCGTGGTGGTGCGGGGATCTTTACGGGCCGGATTCCTTTTGCATGGCTGGCATATGCCTATTACAATAATGGACTTTCCTACGGATCATTTGACCAGCGTGCCCAGCAAAAACCATTTACACCAGGCACGGATGCCAATAAACCCGGCAATAATGGTATTGCGGATTTTGTAGAGCAGAATGGTGTAGTGATCAATAATCCGAATGCAGGTAAAACACAGGTAGACCTGATTGACAATAACTTCACCATGCCCAGGGTATTACGTACCACGCTTGCATTGGAGCATACAACTGCCAGCCAGTGGAAATTCAGCATAGAAGGGATGCTTACAAAAACGTTGAAGGATGTGTTTTTTCAGCAGGTGAATATTACCGACAATCCCATTTATTATAAGTATGATACGGACAGACAACAGCCCATTTACAAGGGAACTATCAACCCTGCATTTTCAAATGCTTACCTGTTGAGTAATACCAATAAAGGGATGCGCTATAGTATCACAGCTACGGTCAACAAAACATTTGTACCCGGCTTCTCCGCTTCAGGCGCTTATACCTATGGCCAAAGCAAGGATGTATTTAACGGCGTACGTAATTCTATGGAATCCAACTGGCAGTTGAACCAGGCGCTGAATCCCAATAATGCAGACCTGGCCTATTCTAATTTTGATATCCGTCACCGGATGGTTTTCAATATAGATTACCGTAAAGCCTGGAATGATAAATGGATCAGTTCCCTGCACCTGTTTGTAAGCGCACAGTCCGGCAGTCCCTTTACCTATGGAATTGTTAACAACAGTATCCAGGGATTACCGCAGCAGGTGAGCCTGGCATATATCCCTTCTGCAGAGAACGCCATTCATTTCTTTGGCGACTATACGGAGAATGGCGTTACCGTTACCGCTGCCCAGCAGGCGGCTGCCTTCAACAGTTTTGTAGATGGTAACAAGTATCTCAGCAGCCGGCGTGGGAAATTCACAGAAAGGAATATGGGCAGAACCCCCTGGAATGTACAGGCTGATCTGCACTTTGCACAGGAGTTCCATTTTAATGGTAAGAAGACGCATTTTATCAGTTTTACCATAGATGTGATCAATCTGACCAATATGATCAATTCCGGATGGGGTGTGCAATATTTCTCTCCCAATACCTTCAACTCTTCTGCCAGTACCGGGTTGATCCCTACGGTGTATCCACCGCAGCAGACCAAAGAAGCTACGCCATTATATCGTTTCAGCAATCCCGGTGAACCTTATGCCATTGACTATTTTGGTTCAAGAGCGCAGGTGCAGTTAGGCGCACGTTACACTTTTTAA
- a CDS encoding IPT/TIG domain-containing protein has product MKQVINHIIVCCLCSIAILISACKKEKQPEPEPMRVESFYPNSGKDGTLVTIEGSGFPVNRENVKVLFSGKEASLISLQKEKVVVQAPATGATGVITFMEGDRKTEIGTYTYQALSVQGIFPGNGPTGSHIRIRGEGFSSTTSPAVVKINSKKASVVSVSDTLLVAEVPEEAGSGAVVVEVDGKTAAGPGFRYQAISNVKPLTGGAGTRVVIKGIGFENIGANNKVDFNGLTAEVKEATADQLTVVAPVNLTTGPLSVTINGQKITGPAFTVVPPPEIFKVTPLSGPAGQVMTITGLHFSEVLDENIVKINDKPVPVRAATGSSLTLTIPGGTGNGKIQLSVNDQMIAGPEFKDQALGIVSMTPDNGLAGSQVTINGTGFSAQAAENIVKFNGVVTPVISVNGDGTELVVNAPAGLTTGLVSISRGTLTAESPVRFRRAGMLTIAGGPESNLLPASMSALVMDSKGNLFVTAGTAVWKITPDGQAKVFAGSATEGVWGGVDGTGTKARFFNVRSLAIDPKDNLFVTDMENVRKVTPAAEVTTFVKLSFSGGSISIDKDNNLYVTQSYNGITRIYPTGATEKAVNRSANDPCRPAIDANGTLYFTYDTYEPGIVRYAKNNTQSMLFNVSGYLDGPINTAQISYDASALLFDAGGNMLIMDKYNLAIRQVNFVTNQVSTLMKLTRGFADGSFSEAKMGSIKDMFLDKQGNIYLLDTDNKAIRKVFLQ; this is encoded by the coding sequence ATGAAGCAAGTAATAAATCATATCATCGTTTGCTGCCTGTGCAGTATAGCGATACTGATATCCGCCTGCAAAAAAGAAAAGCAGCCGGAACCGGAACCGATGCGGGTAGAAAGTTTTTATCCTAACAGTGGTAAAGATGGTACACTGGTGACGATTGAAGGAAGTGGCTTTCCGGTGAACCGGGAAAATGTGAAAGTGCTATTTTCTGGTAAAGAAGCCTCCCTGATCAGCTTACAAAAAGAAAAGGTAGTGGTACAGGCTCCTGCAACGGGGGCTACCGGTGTGATCACCTTTATGGAAGGAGATCGGAAAACGGAAATAGGGACTTATACTTATCAGGCCCTGAGTGTGCAGGGAATCTTTCCAGGCAACGGACCTACTGGTTCGCATATACGTATCCGTGGAGAAGGATTTAGCAGTACCACCTCACCGGCGGTAGTAAAGATCAATAGTAAAAAGGCGAGTGTGGTAAGTGTGAGTGACACCCTGCTGGTAGCTGAAGTACCGGAAGAGGCGGGGAGTGGAGCGGTTGTAGTGGAGGTAGATGGTAAAACAGCCGCAGGGCCCGGATTCCGTTATCAGGCCATTAGTAATGTGAAACCGTTGACTGGCGGTGCAGGTACCCGGGTGGTGATTAAAGGGATCGGTTTTGAAAACATAGGAGCCAATAACAAGGTGGATTTCAACGGACTTACTGCCGAAGTAAAGGAAGCCACTGCTGATCAGCTTACAGTAGTTGCGCCGGTTAATCTTACTACAGGACCATTGTCGGTTACCATCAACGGGCAGAAGATTACCGGCCCGGCATTTACGGTAGTACCACCTCCGGAAATATTCAAAGTGACCCCGCTCAGCGGTCCTGCAGGACAAGTAATGACCATCACGGGGCTTCACTTCAGTGAGGTACTGGACGAGAATATTGTGAAGATAAATGATAAGCCCGTGCCCGTTAGAGCAGCCACTGGATCATCATTAACCCTTACTATTCCCGGTGGTACCGGCAACGGAAAGATCCAGCTGTCAGTAAATGACCAGATGATAGCAGGGCCGGAATTTAAAGACCAGGCGCTGGGTATTGTGAGTATGACACCAGATAACGGGTTGGCAGGTTCGCAGGTAACGATTAATGGTACTGGTTTCAGTGCGCAGGCAGCAGAAAATATCGTAAAGTTCAATGGAGTAGTTACCCCTGTGATCAGCGTAAACGGGGACGGTACCGAGCTGGTCGTAAATGCCCCTGCCGGGCTTACAACAGGTCTTGTAAGTATCAGCCGTGGTACACTCACGGCAGAGAGTCCGGTACGCTTCAGAAGGGCTGGTATGCTTACCATAGCCGGAGGACCTGAAAGTAACTTATTACCTGCCAGTATGTCTGCTCTGGTGATGGACTCTAAAGGCAACCTTTTTGTAACAGCGGGTACGGCGGTGTGGAAGATCACACCTGACGGACAAGCGAAGGTATTTGCAGGTAGTGCTACAGAAGGTGTATGGGGAGGTGTGGATGGTACCGGTACCAAAGCCCGTTTTTTTAATGTCCGCTCACTTGCCATTGACCCCAAAGACAATCTGTTTGTAACAGACATGGAAAATGTCCGCAAAGTAACTCCTGCTGCAGAGGTGACTACGTTTGTCAAACTCAGCTTTTCCGGCGGAAGTATCTCTATTGATAAGGATAATAACCTGTATGTTACACAAAGCTACAATGGTATCACCAGGATCTATCCTACAGGAGCTACAGAAAAAGCCGTGAACAGAAGTGCGAATGATCCCTGCCGTCCTGCCATAGATGCTAATGGTACCCTGTATTTCACTTATGATACCTATGAACCGGGTATTGTCAGGTATGCCAAAAATAATACCCAGTCGATGCTGTTTAACGTATCCGGTTACCTGGACGGGCCTATCAATACCGCTCAGATTTCCTATGATGCCTCCGCTCTGCTTTTTGATGCAGGTGGCAACATGCTGATCATGGATAAATACAACCTGGCTATCCGTCAGGTGAACTTTGTTACCAACCAGGTAAGCACCCTGATGAAATTAACCAGAGGATTTGCAGATGGCAGCTTCTCTGAAGCTAAAATGGGAAGCATCAAAGACATGTTCCTCGATAAACAAGGAAATATATACCTGTTAGATACTGATAATAAAGCTATCAGGAAGGTTTTTCTTCAATAA
- a CDS encoding helix-turn-helix transcriptional regulator → MNEFEDIEQKLYQIERNITQQQFDIPDIAAVLPASVMIHHLEAGVPQEITYMNEWGSHRLGVELEALNAMKQEYYDLFFVQEDLDQVLPGILNYCQDKGAATQQFNFFQRVKLYKEEKHRWFYTVCKFLPQLTPGGKDQLIMLSSPVEGVGTLMNKVTKVLDENEYIANNYKKFARLTKREKEIISLLCEGKSSAEISDILFITKYTVDTHRKNIHRKIEAESFAQLMKFATAFDLV, encoded by the coding sequence ATGAATGAGTTTGAGGACATTGAACAGAAACTATACCAGATAGAACGGAATATTACACAACAACAGTTTGATATTCCGGATATTGCCGCCGTTTTGCCAGCCTCTGTGATGATACATCACCTGGAGGCAGGAGTGCCCCAGGAAATTACCTATATGAACGAATGGGGATCTCACAGGCTCGGTGTTGAACTGGAAGCGTTGAACGCCATGAAGCAGGAATACTATGATCTGTTTTTTGTTCAGGAAGATCTTGACCAGGTATTGCCAGGCATTTTGAATTACTGCCAGGATAAAGGAGCTGCCACCCAACAATTTAATTTTTTCCAGCGCGTAAAACTATATAAGGAAGAAAAACACAGATGGTTCTATACCGTTTGCAAATTTTTGCCCCAGTTGACCCCAGGTGGCAAAGACCAGCTGATTATGCTTTCCAGCCCGGTGGAAGGAGTTGGTACTTTGATGAATAAAGTAACAAAGGTGCTGGATGAAAATGAATATATCGCCAACAATTACAAGAAATTTGCCCGGCTGACTAAACGGGAGAAAGAAATTATTTCGCTACTCTGCGAGGGAAAATCTTCTGCTGAAATTTCAGACATCTTGTTTATTACTAAATACACCGTGGATACCCACCGCAAAAACATCCATCGCAAAATAGAAGCCGAATCCTTCGCTCAACTAATGAAGTTTGCTACCGCATTTGACCTGGTATAA